ATCTCTTCTagaaattcatatattttatccCTCTCTGGGTGAAGACAATCCCCAACTGTAAATGTATGGATTTTATTTTGCACTTCGAGCCAACTATACCCAGGTACCTTCTTCACGCCTTTATCCCTCATTTTCACTCTCATCTTACTAACATCAGGCCATCTTCCTGAAGCTGCATATAAATTTGAGAGAAGAACATACATCCCTGAATTATCAGGCTCCATCTTGAAAATTATCTCAGCAGCCTTTTCCCCTAATTCAGTATTGCCATGGATCCTGCTTGCACCAAGTAACGCACCCCATGTTGCAGCATCTGGTTCAAAAGGCATGTTTCTCATCAAATTTTGCGCCTCATCCAAGCGCCCAGCTCGACCTAAGAGATCAACCATGCAAGTGTAATGTACTGAATTTGCTGTGATACCATATTCTTGACTCATAGAGTAAAAGTATTCAGTGCCCTTCTCCACTAAGCCAGTGTGACCACAGGCAGACAACACACCAACCTGgaaaaagaaacaaacaaaAGAAGCAAAAAGTGAAACTTTGAACAGAGAAAAGCTGTGTGCATCAAACAACCTGATTAGGTTGGAAGATATCATTACGAAGCAATATTGGTATGAGAAAATATTTACTTATAAcaaattttaattgtaaatcAAATTGTCAAAGCTTCAATGGATGTTTCTTCACTTTAGTGAAATAGATAATTAGATAATGTATCAAAATTCCCGGTGGTAAACTCCCAAGATCATGTTCTATTGAGGAAAGCACAAGTAGAAAAAAAACAGCATTTATATAGATGCCTTAACAGAGTGGGCATGCAGTCATTATCAgcaaaaaaaacatttaaagcaCTTGCTCATTGAGGACTTGACCAACTTGATCCAGAACATTAATCTGCAAAGCAAAACCATTTCCTAATGATGGTATAGCTGAATAATCAAACAAGAAAATGCTCTTCAATCCTCACACCTCTGCTTGGTAGATTGGTCAGCAAGATTGAGGCCCTCATTAAGACCCAACTCGAAAGGGCCTTACTCTCAACCATATGGGTTGGTACTTGGCTGTATTTATAGTTTCACTATGCCATTTAAGCAATATTCGTATTAATCCCATGACAAATGCAAAGATCGATAGGAGTATTGTTCAGTAAATGTGCATAAAATTTTGTTGAAAGTGAATCAAACGAGTAAAGTATTACCATAGTTGCACCATCAGGCTTGAGACCCATTGTCTTCATCGACTCAAAAACCATCAGCGCTTCTCTACCAAATCCATGCCTTGCATAACCATAAATCATTGTATTCCATGAGATTAAATCCTTATCTGATATTTCTTGGAATGCATCATGTGCTTCATCTATGCTTCCACACTTGCAATACATTGCAAGAAGAGCATTCCCCACAAAACATCCAGTCTGGTATCCAGACTTGACTAGCCAACCGTGCAATTGCTTCCCCAACTCCAAAGCTGCAATATTGGCACATGCAGTTAAAGCACAGGTAAACGAGGACCTGTTCAACCTTTCTCCATCTCTTCTCATTTCTACAAAAAGATGTGCAGCCTCTTCACTATAGCCATTTTGAACATAGCCAGCAATCATAGCTGACCAAGAGATGAAATCACGCTGAGGCATCCTATCAAACAAATCCCTTGCACGGGCAACATCCCCACTCTGGGAGTATCCTGTGATCATTGTATTCCAAGAACTAATATTTCTACAAGGCATTGCCTCGAACAGTTCCTTTGCCAGGTCCAACATCTTACATTGTACATACCCTGCAATCATTGAATTCCATGAAATTGAATTCTTCTCAGGCATCCTTTCAAAAATGCTTTTTGCTTTATCCAACATCCCATTTTGCACGAATCCAGACACCATTGCTGTCCATGTAAACACATCCCTAGTAGGAGCCTCCTCAAACAATCTCTCTGCTTCTTCTAGCTCCCCATTCTGTGCATAACCTGTAATCATAGTATTCCACGAAACCTCATCTTTCACAGGGATCTTATCAAAAAGCCTCCTCGCATCAGCTAATCTCTTCCTCCTCAAAAATCCACCCATTAAACAATTCCAAGAAACAATATCCCAGTCCAATTTTGATTCAAATAACCTCCTTGCATCATCTATCCTCCCATTGTGCACATATGCTGCCAGCAAACCATTCCATGAAATCGCATTCTTATACGGCATCTTATCAAAAATTTCTCTTGCCTCATCAACAAACCCATTCTGTGCATATCCAGATAGCATTGCATTCCAAGAGACAACATCCCTTTTGGGCATTTTCTCAAACAGTGCACGAGCAGCAGCAAGATTTTTATTCCTCACACATCCACTGAGCATCACATTCCAAGAAAATAAATCTCTGTCAGGCATTTTATCAAACATTTCTCTTGCTAGATCAAACTTGCCATTCATTAAGTAACCAGAAATCACTGCATTATATGAGACCGTACTTCGAGAGGGCATGGAGTTGAATACTCGAAGGGCGGATTCACATTGGCCATTGCGCATGTGGGATGTAATAGCCATATTCCAGTTCACAATATCAGAGCCTGTGGTTTCTACTCCATCCTTAGAAGATTTCTGTTTTCGGCTTAATTCTTTCTTTGACGGATATGAGTTTGGGATTGGATTTCTGCTCTTTATTGATAGGGGACTGGTGATGAGTTTTTGTTGGATTTTCTGCGTGAGAATGCAGCCACTATGAAACTGTCGCCAATTGAATCTACCGTGCATTTCTTCAATTTCAAAAAGGTGATGATCTTTGGGTATGCTGCTTTATTTGCAGCAATTTTGAATCACCAGGTTTTCAGATATTCAACTTATCTGTTATGGGTCACCGGTTCTCAAGTCAGGAAGTATCAGGAAAAGAAGGGAACGCTATTCCTGTAGTTGCACAGAAGTGAACACAACACGCAGTATCTATATGTATATCATGGAGAAAGTATCCA
This genomic interval from Manihot esculenta cultivar AM560-2 chromosome 12, M.esculenta_v8, whole genome shotgun sequence contains the following:
- the LOC110628819 gene encoding pentatricopeptide repeat-containing protein At4g02750 — protein: MHGRFNWRQFHSGCILTQKIQQKLITSPLSIKSRNPIPNSYPSKKELSRKQKSSKDGVETTGSDIVNWNMAITSHMRNGQCESALRVFNSMPSRSTVSYNAVISGYLMNGKFDLAREMFDKMPDRDLFSWNVMLSGCVRNKNLAAARALFEKMPKRDVVSWNAMLSGYAQNGFVDEAREIFDKMPYKNAISWNGLLAAYVHNGRIDDARRLFESKLDWDIVSWNCLMGGFLRRKRLADARRLFDKIPVKDEVSWNTMITGYAQNGELEEAERLFEEAPTRDVFTWTAMVSGFVQNGMLDKAKSIFERMPEKNSISWNSMIAGYVQCKMLDLAKELFEAMPCRNISSWNTMITGYSQSGDVARARDLFDRMPQRDFISWSAMIAGYVQNGYSEEAAHLFVEMRRDGERLNRSSFTCALTACANIAALELGKQLHGWLVKSGYQTGCFVGNALLAMYCKCGSIDEAHDAFQEISDKDLISWNTMIYGYARHGFGREALMVFESMKTMGLKPDGATMVGVLSACGHTGLVEKGTEYFYSMSQEYGITANSVHYTCMVDLLGRAGRLDEAQNLMRNMPFEPDAATWGALLGASRIHGNTELGEKAAEIIFKMEPDNSGMYVLLSNLYAASGRWPDVSKMRVKMRDKGVKKVPGYSWLEVQNKIHTFTVGDCLHPERDKIYEFLEEMYLKMKREGYLSSIKMVLHDVEEEEKEQMLKYHSEKLAVAYGVLSIPTGRPIRVIKNLRVCEDCHNAIKYISKITGRSIILRDNNRFHHFKEGSCSCGDYW